A single Acidobacteriota bacterium DNA region contains:
- a CDS encoding ParB/RepB/Spo0J family partition protein: MTLKMRHDEHYVEALASSAGSPIGRLVPIDRVDPNPDQPRQVMGDLSELMSSIAEKGIIEPLVVRQRGERYQIVAGERRYQAAVRVGLRELPVVIRDVDDGEVIELALVENLQRKDLSPFEEAEAMASLAGRAGYTHEELAKKLGKSRTSITESLALSEMPSEVRHLCRLADITSKSLLLQIVRQQSPEKMIAFVEELTRNGGQGVTRDRARQVASAGVPKRGRPKAFIFQYRPQSKHFNLKLQFRKADVDRGEVIEALEGILAELKANA, translated from the coding sequence ATGACGTTGAAGATGCGACACGACGAGCACTACGTCGAGGCGCTCGCGAGCTCGGCAGGGTCACCGATCGGCCGGCTCGTGCCGATCGACCGGGTGGATCCCAACCCCGACCAGCCTCGTCAGGTCATGGGTGACCTGTCCGAGCTGATGTCCTCGATCGCCGAGAAAGGGATCATCGAGCCGCTCGTGGTTCGCCAGCGAGGTGAGCGGTACCAGATCGTCGCAGGTGAACGCCGATACCAGGCCGCCGTGCGTGTCGGCCTGCGCGAGCTACCCGTAGTGATCCGCGACGTGGATGATGGGGAAGTGATCGAGCTGGCGCTCGTCGAGAACCTCCAGCGAAAGGACTTGAGCCCGTTCGAGGAAGCGGAGGCGATGGCGAGCCTCGCGGGTCGTGCTGGTTACACACACGAGGAGCTCGCCAAGAAGCTGGGCAAGTCGCGAACCTCGATCACCGAGTCGCTGGCGCTCTCCGAGATGCCCAGCGAGGTCCGCCACCTTTGTCGGCTCGCCGACATTACCTCTAAGTCATTGCTTCTCCAGATAGTTAGGCAACAGTCTCCTGAGAAAATGATCGCCTTCGTCGAAGAGTTGACCCGCAATGGCGGCCAGGGCGTGACGAGAGATCGGGCGAGACAGGTGGCCTCGGCCGGCGTGCCGAAACGCGGCCGACCGAAGGCGTTCATCTTCCAGTACAGGCCCCAATCCAAGCACTTCAATCTGAAGCTGCAATTCCGGAAAGCCGATGTCGACCGGGGCGAGGTCATCGAAGCGCTCGAGGGCATCCTTGCCGAGCTCAAGGCAAACGCTTAG
- a CDS encoding MotA/TolQ/ExbB proton channel family protein, with translation MLRVLGLLILALQDQGVPNPAEAAPRTDIISLVANADWMVKVVLATLLLFSAISWGIVVFKQRQLRRATAQTTKFLEVFRKSSRFSEVQAVCPSLPASPLVGLFQSGYAELNAQLRGAPEAGRPAESTSRPTLKSLDAVDRALLRASAAEISKLEYRVSFLATTASITPYIGLFGTVWGIMTAFQGIAGAGSTSLAVVSQPISEALVATGAGLFAAIPAVYFYNDITSSVKKFANEMDDFSMEFLTIAERNFK, from the coding sequence GTGTTGCGCGTGCTTGGATTGTTGATCCTGGCCCTGCAGGATCAAGGCGTCCCAAACCCGGCCGAAGCGGCTCCCCGAACCGACATCATCTCACTCGTCGCGAACGCCGACTGGATGGTGAAGGTCGTCCTCGCGACGCTGCTGCTGTTCTCCGCCATCTCGTGGGGCATCGTGGTGTTCAAGCAGCGGCAGCTTCGCCGCGCGACGGCACAGACCACGAAGTTCCTCGAAGTGTTCCGCAAGAGCTCTCGATTCTCGGAAGTGCAAGCCGTGTGCCCCAGCCTTCCGGCGAGCCCGCTCGTCGGGCTGTTCCAGTCGGGCTATGCGGAACTGAACGCGCAGTTGCGCGGCGCCCCGGAAGCCGGCCGGCCGGCCGAGAGCACGTCGCGTCCAACATTGAAGAGCCTCGACGCCGTCGATCGTGCCCTGCTGCGCGCATCGGCGGCCGAGATCTCCAAGCTCGAGTACCGCGTGTCGTTTCTCGCAACGACGGCGTCGATCACGCCGTACATCGGTCTGTTCGGCACCGTGTGGGGCATCATGACCGCGTTCCAGGGTATCGCCGGGGCGGGTTCAACGAGCCTGGCGGTGGTGTCCCAGCCGATTTCCGAAGCCCTCGTCGCCACCGGCGCCGGGTTGTTCGCGGCCATTCCGGCCGTCTACTTCTACAACGACATCACGAGCTCCGTGAAGAAGTTCGCCAACGAGATGGACGACTTCTCCATGGAGTTCCTGACCATCGCCGAGCGGAACTTCAAGTAA
- a CDS encoding ParA family protein, giving the protein MIIAIANQKGGVGKTTTAINLAAALALRNKRTLLIDLDPQGNSTMSYLDLAQVERSMYDAFVDPHVSVADVVKPSTQENLWVAPARISLAKLEARLVGELDSHFKLKDQLARLTPAFDAVVIDCPPALGLLTVNALVAATHLLIPIQSSYFALEGTDDLLETIEKVRSRANPSLKILGVVITMHDRRTALARDIRTQIDKVFGTKVFRTVITKSVRLEESPAYKESIFQFAPESSGASEYYRLCEEVMDRV; this is encoded by the coding sequence ATGATCATTGCGATCGCCAACCAGAAGGGCGGCGTCGGCAAGACCACCACAGCGATTAACCTCGCGGCCGCGCTGGCACTTCGCAACAAACGCACGCTGCTCATCGACCTCGACCCGCAAGGCAACAGCACCATGTCTTACCTCGATCTCGCCCAGGTCGAGCGTTCGATGTACGACGCCTTTGTCGATCCCCACGTCTCCGTTGCGGACGTCGTCAAACCCTCCACCCAGGAGAACCTGTGGGTGGCCCCAGCGAGGATCTCGTTGGCCAAGCTCGAAGCGCGGCTGGTCGGCGAGCTCGACTCGCATTTCAAGCTGAAGGACCAGCTCGCGAGGCTGACGCCGGCCTTCGACGCCGTGGTGATCGACTGTCCGCCCGCCCTGGGGCTGCTGACCGTCAACGCGCTCGTGGCGGCGACGCACCTGCTCATCCCCATCCAGTCGTCGTACTTCGCGCTCGAGGGAACGGACGATTTGCTCGAGACGATCGAGAAAGTGCGCAGCCGCGCAAACCCCTCGCTCAAGATTCTCGGCGTCGTGATCACGATGCACGATCGGCGGACCGCGTTGGCGCGCGATATTCGCACTCAGATCGACAAGGTCTTCGGCACCAAGGTCTTTCGGACCGTGATCACCAAGAGCGTCCGTCTGGAAGAGAGCCCGGCCTACAAGGAATCCATCTTTCAGTTCGCGCCAGAGTCCTCTGGCGCGAGCGAGTACTACCGTCTCTGCGAGGAGGTCATGGATCGTGTCTAA
- a CDS encoding biopolymer transporter ExbD yields MPRLEPMVTSASRGGRRARGARVSTALAEINVVPLVDVMLVLLVIFMVAAPMMQQGFPVNLPQSRQSRAVTAPITVTVPRSFRTDRRVQIGDEFVSFNVLAERIRQAIDARGSKRVIVAGDGALTLSDLSMVLDELNAGGVENASIQTQPATSDTR; encoded by the coding sequence ATGCCCAGACTCGAGCCGATGGTCACGAGCGCCTCCCGGGGCGGACGGCGCGCGCGCGGGGCCCGCGTCTCGACCGCGCTCGCCGAGATCAACGTGGTGCCGCTCGTCGACGTCATGCTGGTGCTCCTCGTGATCTTCATGGTCGCGGCACCGATGATGCAGCAGGGGTTTCCCGTGAACCTGCCGCAGTCACGGCAATCTCGCGCCGTCACCGCTCCCATCACCGTCACGGTGCCGCGAAGCTTCCGGACCGATCGGCGCGTGCAGATCGGCGACGAGTTCGTCAGCTTCAACGTCCTCGCGGAGCGCATCCGTCAGGCCATCGACGCCCGCGGATCGAAACGCGTCATCGTCGCTGGAGACGGCGCGCTGACGCTGTCCGACCTGTCGATGGTGCTCGACGAGCTGAACGCCGGCGGCGTGGAGAACGCCAGCATCCAGACACAGCCGGCCACGAGCGACACCCGATGA
- the recN gene encoding DNA repair protein RecN — protein sequence MLRFLSVRHLAVIDRLEVEFESGLNLLTGETGAGKSVLVEAIDLLVGGRASADLVRTGEDTATVQAVFERPDGRELIVRREVSSQGRSRAFIDDALATSAALKELGQQFVDLHGQHEHQTLLDPAEHLGYLDAFLGRPDLTAAAATTFAAWRQASSALDRSRLDDREKRARTDVAAFQLQEIDRAAPKASEDDDLSAEQVMLANADRLARLSAEAYSALYEGESAALSSLALVWKRLADLAAYDPRFAKYLDERAALKSSLEDLAFFLRSYASDLDTSPDRLQAVEDRLAALERLKRKYGPTLDDVLRRREALADELTALGAGEGRVAELEANATAAAAAFRTAAGSFSAARREAAVALGSALERALADLAMPQSRVHVRVSTVDREDHWAETGMDKVELFLSANPGEEPRPLARIASGGELSRIMLALRVLVDSSPGGRTLVFDEVDAGIGGAAADAVGARLQALGERHQVLCITHLPQIAARAGTHFQIAKQVRHGRTTTTVTRLDRQGRELEIARMIAGAEVSPRLLSSARELIAARGESEDKSKAKVDRAKAKGQKRGA from the coding sequence ATGCTTCGCTTCCTGAGCGTCCGCCACCTGGCGGTGATCGATCGCCTCGAAGTGGAGTTCGAATCCGGCCTCAACCTGCTGACCGGCGAGACGGGAGCAGGCAAGTCGGTGCTCGTCGAAGCCATCGATCTGCTGGTCGGAGGACGCGCCAGCGCCGATCTCGTCCGCACCGGCGAGGACACCGCGACGGTTCAGGCCGTCTTCGAGCGGCCGGATGGCCGGGAGCTCATCGTGCGCCGCGAGGTCTCCAGCCAGGGCCGCAGCCGCGCATTCATCGATGACGCGCTCGCGACGTCGGCGGCGTTGAAGGAGCTCGGCCAGCAGTTCGTCGATCTCCATGGGCAGCACGAGCATCAGACGCTGCTCGATCCTGCGGAACACCTCGGGTACCTCGACGCGTTCCTCGGCCGCCCCGACCTGACCGCCGCGGCGGCGACGACCTTCGCGGCGTGGCGTCAGGCTTCGTCTGCGCTCGATCGATCGCGGCTCGATGATCGCGAGAAGCGTGCGCGGACCGACGTGGCTGCGTTCCAGCTCCAGGAAATCGATCGCGCAGCACCGAAGGCATCGGAAGATGACGATCTGAGCGCCGAGCAGGTGATGCTCGCGAACGCCGATCGGCTGGCACGCCTGTCGGCCGAGGCATACTCGGCGCTCTACGAGGGGGAATCGGCCGCGTTGTCCTCGCTGGCCCTCGTCTGGAAACGGCTGGCCGATCTCGCCGCCTATGATCCGCGGTTTGCGAAGTACCTCGACGAGCGCGCGGCGCTGAAGTCGAGCCTGGAAGATCTCGCGTTCTTCTTGCGCTCCTATGCGTCGGACCTCGACACGTCGCCCGATCGTCTGCAGGCCGTGGAGGACCGGCTGGCGGCGCTCGAACGGCTGAAGCGCAAGTACGGGCCGACGCTCGACGACGTGCTGCGGCGCAGGGAGGCACTGGCCGACGAGCTGACGGCACTCGGCGCCGGAGAGGGCCGCGTCGCGGAGCTCGAGGCGAACGCGACCGCCGCGGCGGCCGCCTTCCGAACCGCCGCCGGATCGTTCTCCGCGGCGAGACGTGAAGCCGCGGTTGCGCTCGGAAGCGCCCTCGAGCGCGCGCTCGCCGATCTCGCGATGCCTCAATCGCGCGTGCACGTGCGGGTGAGCACCGTGGATCGCGAGGATCACTGGGCCGAGACCGGGATGGACAAGGTCGAGCTGTTTCTGTCGGCGAATCCCGGCGAGGAGCCGCGGCCGCTGGCGCGCATTGCATCCGGCGGTGAGCTGTCGCGCATCATGCTCGCCCTTCGCGTCCTCGTCGACAGCAGTCCAGGCGGCCGCACGCTCGTATTCGACGAGGTCGATGCCGGGATCGGTGGCGCGGCCGCCGATGCCGTCGGTGCGAGGCTGCAGGCGCTCGGCGAGCGCCATCAGGTGCTCTGCATCACGCACCTGCCCCAGATTGCCGCGCGGGCTGGGACGCATTTCCAGATCGCCAAGCAGGTCCGCCACGGCAGGACGACGACCACCGTGACCAGGCTCGACCGGCAGGGACGAGAGCTCGAGATCGCGCGGATGATCGCGGGTGCCGAGGTGTCGCCCCGTCTGCTGTCGTCCGCGCGGGAGCTCATCGCGGCCAGAGGCGAAAGCGAAGACAAGTCAAAAGCGAAAGTCGACCGGGCGAAAGCGAAAGGGCAGAAGCGTGGCGCGTAG
- the miaB gene encoding tRNA (N6-isopentenyl adenosine(37)-C2)-methylthiotransferase MiaB, with amino-acid sequence MNVHDSERLSGLLERDGYEPSSDLASADLVVVNTCSVRERAEDKLYAALGGIKHAAEARGTKPTIAVTGCVAQQEGARIQARAPFVDVVMGPQQLDAVPDVLRQVRDAGRASVRPDLETDVSFPLGVVRRGDPVRALVTVIEGCNEYCAFCVVPYTRGHERMRPVHDIVAEVEEAASSGRVEVVLLGQIVNHYRAPDDPDCDFPELLRRVSAVAGIDRVRFASPHPRHVTPRLIATLRDLPAVCKHLHLPVQSGSDRILERMRRRHTRADYLSWVDSARAAIPDIDLSTDLIVGFPGETDEDFDLTLDLVRRVRYQAIFSFKYSVRPNTLASKRMPDDVPEAEKTRRIMVLQALQREIQTEGFARHVGRRHRVLVDTISDKRPGELGGRTSGNAVVTFSGPSDWLGRIVDVRITASTPYGLRGEAMGSAV; translated from the coding sequence ATGAACGTCCACGATTCCGAGCGCCTGTCCGGGCTGCTCGAACGCGACGGCTACGAGCCTTCGTCCGATCTCGCCTCCGCCGATCTCGTCGTTGTCAATACCTGCAGCGTACGTGAACGGGCGGAGGACAAGCTGTACGCCGCGCTCGGAGGCATCAAACACGCCGCCGAGGCGCGAGGCACCAAGCCGACTATCGCCGTCACCGGGTGCGTCGCCCAGCAGGAAGGTGCACGCATTCAGGCTCGGGCACCGTTCGTCGACGTGGTCATGGGTCCGCAGCAGCTCGACGCCGTGCCGGATGTGCTTCGCCAGGTGCGCGACGCCGGCCGCGCCTCAGTGAGGCCGGATCTCGAAACCGATGTTTCCTTCCCGCTGGGCGTCGTCCGCCGCGGCGACCCGGTCCGCGCGCTCGTGACGGTCATCGAGGGCTGTAACGAGTACTGCGCCTTCTGCGTCGTGCCGTACACGAGGGGACATGAGCGCATGCGTCCGGTCCACGACATCGTCGCCGAAGTCGAGGAGGCGGCCAGTTCTGGCCGTGTCGAGGTCGTGTTGCTGGGCCAGATCGTCAACCACTACCGGGCGCCCGACGATCCTGACTGCGACTTCCCTGAGCTCCTCCGGCGCGTGAGCGCCGTCGCGGGTATCGACCGGGTGCGCTTTGCCAGCCCTCATCCCCGGCACGTCACGCCAAGGCTGATCGCCACGCTGCGCGACCTGCCCGCCGTGTGCAAGCACCTGCACCTGCCCGTGCAATCCGGTTCGGATCGAATCCTCGAGCGCATGCGTCGCCGGCACACCCGCGCCGACTACCTTTCGTGGGTCGACTCCGCCAGGGCTGCCATCCCCGATATCGACCTGTCCACCGACCTCATCGTCGGCTTCCCCGGCGAAACCGACGAAGACTTCGACCTGACCCTGGATCTCGTCCGTCGAGTTCGGTATCAGGCGATCTTCTCGTTCAAGTACTCGGTGCGGCCGAACACGCTCGCCTCGAAGCGGATGCCGGACGACGTGCCGGAAGCGGAGAAGACGCGTCGGATCATGGTGCTGCAGGCCCTGCAGCGCGAGATACAGACCGAAGGCTTCGCGCGCCATGTCGGTCGCCGACATCGGGTCCTCGTCGACACCATCTCCGACAAGCGCCCGGGCGAGCTGGGCGGCCGCACGTCCGGCAACGCGGTCGTCACCTTCAGCGGCCCCAGCGATTGGCTCGGGCGCATCGTCGACGTTCGCATCACCGCGTCGACCCCCTATGGCCTGCGCGGCGAGGCTATGGGTTCAGCAGTCTGA
- a CDS encoding bifunctional nuclease family protein: MLHEMFIKGLMIDPVQNVPIVILRDAAGERVLPIWVGPVEANAIALQIENTAPARPMTHDLLRDVIGDLGATLQRVVIADLRGATFFAYLELERDGERLYIDARPSDAIALAMRAKARLFVHAKVLDQVRSVDVSSERADHEQLQRWLESLDPEDLGYKM, translated from the coding sequence ATGTTGCACGAGATGTTCATCAAAGGGCTGATGATCGATCCGGTCCAGAACGTGCCGATCGTCATCCTCCGCGACGCAGCCGGCGAGCGGGTTCTGCCAATCTGGGTCGGCCCGGTCGAAGCCAACGCGATCGCCCTGCAAATCGAAAACACGGCTCCGGCGCGGCCGATGACCCACGATCTCTTGCGCGATGTGATCGGCGATCTCGGCGCCACGCTCCAGCGTGTCGTCATCGCCGACCTGCGCGGCGCGACGTTCTTCGCGTATTTGGAGCTCGAGCGGGACGGCGAGCGGCTCTACATCGACGCGAGGCCGAGCGACGCGATCGCGCTGGCGATGCGCGCCAAGGCCAGGCTCTTCGTCCACGCGAAGGTTCTGGATCAGGTGAGGAGCGTCGACGTTTCGTCCGAGCGCGCCGACCACGAGCAGTTGCAGCGATGGCTCGAAAGCCTCGATCCGGAGGACCTGGGCTACAAGATGTAG
- a CDS encoding CehA/McbA family metallohydrolase has product MFATTAGIAAVVALAVILTLPPAAIRLEPDLPRTMAMGAYHVHTSRSDGTGDPDSIAAAAAGAGLSFVILTDHGDGTRPPDPPTYRHGVLSIDGLEINTTAGHVVALGLGAASPYPIAGSAPDVLEDVHRMGGVAVLAHPDSPNPQLRWQAGAATADGLEWINVDSEWRDEGVLDLLGTALHGMIRGPAAMAALFSRPGRTLARWDAEAARRPMFGIAALDAHANIAWRGGREPRPRGLPFPGYVLMFRTLAQVVDLDAPFSGDPIADAGRLLRAIAAGRSYSIVRGFADPAALQFSARAGDTRVTMGSRVDAGQPLTFRASITGDPGARIAILRQGRLVAQGVGSVEHTDATPGVYRVEVSLPGRSAPWLVSNPIVIAAPIPPNQAPEPTPDGEVVSLSLDPSVWTVEREPSSAGTVAREPMGLRFTFSLGPGTPRGQYAALVRSVPADIGIDRIEFVASADRPMRVSVQIRTPDALGGQRWRRSVFVDRIPRPIRVPLEEFEPADAPTSRRPVVARVQSLLFVVDTLNTLTGASGTLRISDVGVGTPPVTSER; this is encoded by the coding sequence GTGTTCGCCACGACGGCCGGCATCGCCGCCGTCGTGGCGCTCGCCGTCATCCTCACGCTTCCGCCAGCGGCCATCCGCCTCGAACCCGACCTGCCGCGCACGATGGCGATGGGCGCCTATCACGTGCACACGTCACGATCGGACGGCACGGGCGATCCCGACTCCATCGCGGCGGCGGCAGCTGGGGCCGGATTGTCGTTCGTCATCCTGACCGATCACGGCGATGGCACACGGCCGCCCGATCCTCCGACGTACCGCCATGGCGTGTTGAGCATCGATGGACTCGAGATCAACACGACCGCGGGTCATGTCGTCGCGCTCGGCCTCGGGGCCGCGTCGCCGTACCCGATCGCCGGGAGCGCCCCTGATGTGCTGGAAGACGTTCACCGCATGGGCGGCGTCGCCGTGCTCGCGCATCCGGATTCGCCGAATCCGCAGTTGCGATGGCAGGCCGGCGCAGCAACCGCCGACGGCCTGGAGTGGATCAACGTCGATTCCGAATGGCGCGACGAGGGCGTGCTCGACCTGCTCGGCACGGCACTCCACGGCATGATCCGGGGACCGGCCGCGATGGCCGCGTTGTTCTCGAGGCCCGGGCGGACGCTGGCCCGTTGGGACGCCGAAGCCGCCCGACGCCCGATGTTCGGAATCGCCGCCCTCGACGCCCATGCCAACATCGCCTGGCGCGGCGGCCGCGAGCCACGGCCGCGCGGGTTGCCGTTCCCTGGCTATGTGCTGATGTTCCGAACGCTCGCGCAGGTGGTCGACCTCGACGCGCCGTTCTCGGGCGATCCGATCGCGGACGCCGGCCGCCTGCTGCGCGCGATCGCCGCGGGACGGTCGTACTCGATCGTGCGCGGCTTCGCCGATCCTGCCGCACTCCAGTTCTCCGCGCGCGCCGGCGACACGCGGGTCACGATGGGCAGCCGCGTCGACGCGGGTCAGCCGCTGACATTCCGGGCGAGCATCACGGGTGACCCCGGAGCGCGGATCGCGATCCTGCGCCAAGGCCGGCTGGTCGCCCAAGGCGTCGGATCGGTGGAACACACGGACGCGACACCCGGAGTCTATCGCGTAGAGGTCTCGCTCCCTGGCAGGAGTGCCCCGTGGCTCGTCTCCAACCCGATCGTCATCGCCGCGCCGATTCCCCCGAACCAGGCACCGGAGCCGACACCGGATGGGGAAGTCGTGTCGTTGTCGCTGGACCCGTCGGTGTGGACCGTGGAGCGTGAACCGTCGTCGGCCGGCACGGTCGCTCGGGAACCCATGGGACTTCGCTTCACGTTCTCGCTGGGGCCCGGCACGCCGCGAGGTCAGTACGCCGCACTCGTGCGGAGCGTGCCGGCCGACATCGGCATCGACCGGATCGAATTCGTCGCCAGCGCCGATCGGCCGATGCGCGTGTCCGTGCAGATCAGGACGCCGGACGCCCTCGGCGGCCAACGGTGGCGGCGCTCGGTGTTCGTGGACCGGATACCTCGCCCGATCCGCGTGCCGCTGGAGGAGTTCGAACCGGCGGACGCCCCGACCAGTCGACGCCCGGTCGTCGCGCGCGTGCAGTCGCTGCTGTTCGTGGTCGACACGCTCAACACGCTCACGGGTGCGAGCGGCACGCTTCGGATCAGCGACGTCGGCGTCGGCACGCCACCGGTCACGTCCGAACGGTGA
- a CDS encoding LptF/LptG family permease codes for MKTLDRYVLRETLGPLSLALGLFTFLFAVRPMLDHAQALLAKGIELPTVAFLLMLLLPQALGITIPMAFMASVLMALGRLSGDREGVALLACGVSPLRLLRPLMLLAVVAGLANFYTLTRLVPDSNQRFREETFRLLVRQSEGDIKPGVFYQGFPGKMLYVRERLQNGAGWAGVVLADVSQPSAPVLTVADRGRLEIDPDERQVAIVLPGLSYRYIAGRQDGVYDTATAQDLRFAVPADSVFPDGNLSVVRGRTEMGIADLRAEEVRKRDAGLSPHNEIMQRHQMFSFPVACAVFAVIGLALGLHTRKDGKLGGFTLGIAVICAYYGVMALFENLTKGGKFPAEWARWMPNVVLAIVGILALWLRTRSAGREMALTLPRLRWPLRSGRTAAAPPRIVIVVRLPAWHLPRPRLLDLYVGRRYLNVVAVSFLGLLAFYYIGTFIDKSERLFKGQADAWMLVQYFYYSTPQFIAYVMPMAILLAVLATIGGLMRSGELVVMRSCGVSLYRAAMPLVVLAFVWGAGLFLLDDRVLAHANRRAETLEETIKGNPPRIAASIQHANWLLDSKRRIYYYTAFDSPRQVLYGLSVFETTDDPFQLASHAWVTKATYTRQGWRAEQGWVQRFAGADRSVRETFHDRVLNLDPPSRFPGLLNQDVELMTYGELRRQVRELAQSGLTLADSQVRLQSRVAFPFVAVVMTLLGIPFGATTGRRGALYGVGVAVILGSVYWMMDTFFLAVGQAALLPAALAAWAANILFLAAAAYLTLTVRT; via the coding sequence GTGAAGACCCTGGACCGATACGTCCTCCGCGAGACCCTCGGCCCGCTGTCTCTGGCCCTCGGCCTGTTCACGTTCCTGTTCGCCGTCCGGCCGATGCTCGATCACGCCCAGGCGCTGCTCGCCAAGGGGATCGAGCTGCCCACGGTCGCGTTCCTCCTGATGCTGCTGCTGCCGCAGGCGCTGGGCATCACGATTCCGATGGCCTTCATGGCCAGCGTCCTGATGGCCCTCGGCCGGCTCTCCGGCGACCGTGAGGGCGTGGCGCTGCTGGCGTGTGGCGTGAGCCCCTTGCGCCTGCTCCGGCCGCTCATGCTCCTCGCGGTGGTTGCCGGGCTCGCCAACTTCTACACGCTCACGCGCCTCGTGCCCGACTCGAACCAGCGGTTCCGGGAGGAGACCTTCAGGCTGCTGGTTCGCCAGAGCGAGGGCGACATCAAGCCTGGCGTCTTCTACCAGGGCTTTCCGGGCAAGATGCTGTACGTCCGGGAGCGCCTGCAGAACGGCGCCGGGTGGGCTGGCGTGGTGCTCGCCGACGTGAGCCAGCCGAGCGCACCGGTTCTGACCGTGGCGGATCGCGGTCGCCTGGAGATCGATCCCGACGAGCGGCAGGTCGCCATCGTGTTGCCAGGCCTCTCCTATCGCTACATCGCCGGGCGGCAGGATGGCGTCTACGACACGGCGACGGCCCAGGATCTCCGGTTCGCCGTGCCCGCGGACTCCGTCTTCCCCGACGGCAACCTGTCAGTGGTCCGCGGCCGAACGGAGATGGGGATCGCCGATCTTCGCGCCGAGGAGGTCCGGAAACGTGACGCCGGGCTGTCGCCGCACAACGAGATCATGCAGCGCCACCAGATGTTCTCGTTCCCGGTGGCCTGCGCCGTGTTCGCGGTGATCGGTCTCGCGCTCGGCCTGCACACGCGCAAAGATGGCAAGCTCGGCGGCTTCACGCTCGGCATCGCCGTCATCTGCGCCTACTACGGCGTGATGGCGCTGTTCGAGAACCTCACCAAGGGTGGCAAGTTCCCCGCCGAATGGGCGCGCTGGATGCCGAACGTCGTGCTCGCCATCGTCGGCATCCTGGCCCTGTGGCTTCGTACCCGATCCGCCGGCCGCGAAATGGCCCTGACGCTGCCCCGACTCCGGTGGCCCCTCCGTTCCGGTCGGACCGCCGCCGCGCCGCCGCGCATCGTCATCGTCGTCAGGCTGCCGGCCTGGCACCTGCCGAGACCGAGGCTGCTCGACCTCTACGTCGGCCGCCGATATCTCAACGTCGTCGCGGTGTCGTTTCTGGGCCTGCTGGCCTTCTATTACATCGGGACGTTCATCGACAAGTCGGAACGGCTCTTCAAGGGCCAGGCGGATGCGTGGATGCTCGTCCAGTACTTCTACTACTCGACGCCGCAGTTCATCGCGTATGTCATGCCGATGGCCATTCTGCTCGCGGTGCTCGCCACGATTGGCGGGCTGATGCGTTCGGGCGAGCTGGTGGTCATGCGCTCGTGCGGCGTGAGCCTGTACCGGGCCGCCATGCCCCTCGTCGTGCTGGCGTTCGTGTGGGGCGCCGGGCTGTTCCTGCTGGACGATCGGGTGTTGGCGCACGCCAACCGGCGAGCGGAGACGCTGGAGGAGACGATCAAGGGCAACCCGCCGCGGATCGCCGCCTCCATCCAGCACGCGAACTGGCTGCTCGATTCGAAGCGCCGCATCTACTACTACACGGCCTTCGACTCGCCCCGGCAAGTCCTCTACGGGCTGTCGGTGTTCGAGACCACCGACGATCCATTCCAGCTCGCCAGCCATGCGTGGGTCACGAAGGCGACCTACACGAGGCAAGGCTGGCGCGCCGAACAGGGCTGGGTTCAGCGGTTCGCGGGCGCCGACCGCTCCGTGCGCGAGACGTTCCACGATCGCGTGCTGAACCTGGATCCGCCCTCGCGCTTTCCCGGCCTGCTCAACCAGGATGTCGAGCTGATGACGTACGGGGAGCTACGGCGTCAGGTCAGGGAGCTCGCGCAGAGCGGCTTGACGCTCGCCGACTCGCAGGTGCGGCTGCAGTCGCGCGTCGCGTTCCCGTTCGTGGCCGTCGTCATGACGCTGCTGGGGATCCCGTTCGGTGCGACGACCGGCCGCCGCGGTGCCCTGTACGGTGTCGGCGTCGCAGTGATCCTGGGATCCGTCTACTGGATGATGGACACGTTCTTCCTTGCGGTGGGCCAAGCCGCGCTGCTGCCGGCGGCCTTGGCCGCCTGGGCCGCCAACATCCTGTTTCTCGCGGCCGCCGCCTACCTGACGCTCACCGTTCGGACGTGA